A genome region from Pseudomonas pergaminensis includes the following:
- the trpD gene encoding anthranilate phosphoribosyltransferase, whose amino-acid sequence MDIKTALSRIVGHLDLSTAEMSDVMREIMTGQCTDAQIGAFMMAMRMKSESIDEIVGAVSVMRELADKVELKTLDGVVDVVGTGGDGANIFNVSTASSFVVAAAGCTVAKHGNRAVSGKSGSADLLEAAGIYLNLTPVQVARCIDNVGIGFMFAQSHHGAMKHAAGPRKDLGLRTLFNMLGPLTNPAGVKHQVVGVFSQALCRPLAEVLQRLGSKHVLVVHSKDGLDEFSLAAPTFVAELKNDQVTEYWVEPEDLGMKSQSLHGLAVESPAASLELIRDALGRRKTENGQKAAEMIVLNAGAALYAADHAYSLKEGVALAHDALHTGLAREKLEELGAFTAVFKMENEG is encoded by the coding sequence ATGGATATCAAGACTGCCCTGAGCCGTATCGTCGGCCACCTGGACCTGAGCACCGCTGAAATGAGCGATGTCATGCGCGAGATCATGACCGGTCAATGCACTGATGCGCAGATCGGCGCGTTCATGATGGCGATGCGCATGAAGAGCGAAAGCATCGACGAGATCGTCGGCGCCGTATCGGTGATGCGCGAGCTGGCGGACAAGGTTGAGCTCAAGACCCTCGACGGTGTTGTGGACGTGGTCGGCACCGGCGGTGACGGTGCGAACATCTTCAACGTCTCGACCGCTTCTTCTTTTGTCGTCGCGGCAGCGGGTTGCACCGTGGCCAAGCATGGTAACCGCGCCGTGTCCGGCAAAAGCGGCAGTGCCGACTTGCTGGAAGCGGCGGGTATCTACTTGAATTTGACCCCGGTACAAGTGGCGCGCTGCATCGACAATGTCGGTATTGGCTTCATGTTTGCCCAGTCCCACCATGGCGCAATGAAGCACGCCGCCGGCCCGCGCAAGGACCTTGGCCTGCGCACCTTGTTCAACATGCTCGGCCCGCTTACGAATCCGGCCGGTGTGAAACACCAGGTGGTGGGCGTGTTCAGCCAGGCGTTGTGCCGGCCATTGGCCGAAGTGCTGCAGCGCCTGGGCAGCAAGCATGTGCTGGTGGTGCATTCCAAGGACGGCCTGGACGAATTCAGCCTGGCGGCACCGACCTTCGTGGCGGAGCTGAAGAATGACCAGGTCACCGAATACTGGGTCGAGCCGGAAGACCTGGGCATGAAGAGCCAGAGCCTGCACGGCCTGGCAGTGGAAAGCCCGGCGGCGTCTCTGGAACTGATTCGTGATGCCCTGGGGCGTCGCAAGACCGAAAACGGTCAAAAAGCCGCTGAGATGATTGTTTTGAATGCGGGCGCTGCACTGTATGCGGCCGACCATGCCTATAGTCTTAAGGAAGGTGTCGCCTTGGCCCACGATGCGCTGCACACCGGTCTGGCTCGCGAGAAGCTCGAAGAGCTGGGAGCATTCACCGCAGTATTCAAGATGGAGAATGAAGGATGA
- a CDS encoding iron-containing alcohol dehydrogenase produces MSTSSFKIAHKLLTGAGAIEQLAFELARLDVDNPLIVTDAALVKSGTVALALEHLGERTYEIFDRVLPDPEIAIVEDCMRVYREGGHDGLIGVGGGSAIDIAKSVAAYAGYHGALSDLFGVDQVPRKGPPLIAIPTTAGTGSEVTNVAILSDKVAQLKKGIVSDYLLPDVALISPQMTLTCPRSVTAASGVDALVHAIESYLSLNASPITDALAIGAIKLIANALPKAYANPANLQARDDMATASLMAGMAFGNAGVGAVHALAYPLGGRFNIAHGVSNALLLPYVMHWNKLACVERMQDIAQAMGVNVTGLSVNDAADQAVEAMTRLCAAVEIPAGLRSFGVPEDAIPAMAVEAAGIERLMRNNPRKLSAADIEKIYRAAY; encoded by the coding sequence ACAAACTGTTGACCGGCGCTGGCGCCATCGAACAACTGGCCTTTGAGCTAGCCCGCCTGGATGTGGATAACCCGCTGATCGTCACCGACGCTGCGCTGGTCAAGTCCGGCACGGTGGCGCTGGCCCTTGAACACCTGGGCGAACGCACTTACGAGATTTTCGACCGGGTGTTGCCCGACCCGGAAATCGCCATTGTCGAAGACTGCATGCGCGTTTACCGCGAGGGCGGGCACGACGGCCTGATCGGCGTGGGCGGCGGCAGTGCCATTGATATCGCCAAAAGTGTTGCGGCCTATGCCGGTTATCACGGCGCGCTGTCCGACTTGTTCGGCGTCGACCAGGTGCCACGCAAGGGCCCGCCGCTGATCGCTATCCCGACTACCGCCGGCACCGGTTCGGAGGTGACCAATGTGGCGATCCTCTCCGACAAGGTCGCGCAGCTGAAAAAAGGCATCGTCAGCGATTACCTGCTGCCGGATGTGGCGCTGATCAGCCCGCAGATGACCCTCACCTGCCCGCGCAGTGTTACCGCCGCCAGTGGTGTCGATGCGCTGGTGCATGCCATCGAATCCTACCTGTCGCTGAATGCCTCGCCGATCACTGATGCGTTGGCGATTGGCGCGATCAAGCTGATCGCCAATGCATTGCCCAAGGCCTACGCCAACCCGGCCAACCTGCAGGCCCGCGACGACATGGCCACTGCCAGCCTGATGGCCGGCATGGCGTTCGGCAATGCCGGTGTGGGGGCGGTGCATGCGTTGGCGTATCCGCTGGGTGGGCGCTTCAATATCGCCCACGGCGTGAGCAATGCGTTGTTGCTGCCCTACGTGATGCACTGGAACAAGCTGGCCTGTGTCGAGCGCATGCAGGACATCGCTCAGGCGATGGGCGTGAATGTCACCGGCTTGAGCGTCAACGATGCCGCCGACCAGGCCGTCGAGGCGATGACGCGACTGTGTGCCGCAGTGGAGATCCCGGCGGGCTTGCGCAGTTTCGGGGTGCCCGAGGACGCGATCCCAGCCATGGCGGTAGAAGCGGCGGGTATTGAGCGCTTGATGCGCAACAATCCACGCAAGCTCAGCGCGGCCGATATCGAGAAAATCTATCGGGCGGCTTACTAA
- the trpC gene encoding indole-3-glycerol phosphate synthase TrpC: MSVPTVLEKILARKAEEVAERRARVSLAELEEQAKVADAPRGFANALIKQAKEKQPAVIAEIKKASPSKGVIREVFIPEDIAKSYEKGGATCLSVLTDIDYFQGSDLFLQQARAACKLPVIRKDFMVDPYQIVEARALGADCVLLIVSALDDVKMAELAAVAKSVGLDVLVEVHDGDELERALKTLDTPLVGVNNRNLHTFEVSLENTLDLLPRIPRDRLVITESGIVNRADVELMEISGVYSFLVGETFMRAENPGAELQRLFFPERGVAVSGSTLD; this comes from the coding sequence ATGAGTGTGCCGACCGTTCTGGAAAAGATCCTGGCTCGCAAGGCTGAAGAAGTCGCCGAACGCCGTGCTCGCGTGAGCCTCGCCGAGCTGGAAGAGCAGGCGAAGGTCGCTGATGCGCCACGTGGCTTTGCCAACGCGTTGATCAAGCAGGCCAAGGAAAAACAGCCCGCCGTCATTGCTGAAATCAAGAAGGCTTCGCCTAGCAAGGGCGTCATTCGCGAAGTATTCATCCCTGAAGACATAGCCAAGAGCTATGAGAAGGGCGGGGCGACGTGCCTGTCGGTGCTGACTGATATCGACTACTTCCAGGGCTCCGACCTGTTCCTCCAGCAGGCCCGTGCCGCGTGCAAGTTGCCAGTGATCCGCAAGGATTTCATGGTCGACCCTTACCAGATCGTCGAAGCCCGTGCCCTGGGCGCCGACTGTGTGCTGCTGATCGTCTCCGCGCTGGATGACGTGAAGATGGCCGAGCTGGCGGCCGTGGCCAAAAGCGTCGGCCTGGACGTGCTGGTGGAAGTGCACGACGGCGATGAGCTGGAGCGCGCACTGAAAACCCTCGACACACCGCTGGTAGGGGTCAACAACCGTAACCTGCACACCTTCGAAGTCAGCCTGGAAAACACCCTCGACCTGCTGCCGCGCATCCCGCGTGACCGTCTGGTAATTACCGAGAGTGGCATCGTCAACCGTGCCGATGTAGAGCTGATGGAGATCAGTGGCGTGTATTCCTTCCTGGTGGGCGAGACCTTCATGCGTGCCGAGAACCCGGGAGCTGAATTGCAGCGCCTATTCTTCCCGGAGCGTGGTGTGGCGGTCAGCGGTTCGACACTGGATTGA
- a CDS encoding aminodeoxychorismate/anthranilate synthase component II translates to MLLMIDNYDSFTYNVVQYLGELGAEVKVVRNDELTVAEIAALNPERIVVSPGPCTPTEAGISLEAIKYFAGKLPILGVCLGHQSIGQAFGGEVVRARQVMHGKTSPVFHHDLGVFHGLNLPVTVTRYHSLVVKRETLPECLELTAWTQLEDGSVDEIMGLRHKTLNIEGVQFHPESILTEQGYELFANFLKQSGGTR, encoded by the coding sequence ATGTTGCTGATGATTGATAACTACGATTCCTTTACCTACAACGTTGTGCAGTACCTGGGTGAGTTGGGTGCCGAGGTCAAGGTAGTGCGCAATGACGAACTGACCGTGGCCGAGATCGCTGCGCTGAACCCGGAGCGCATCGTGGTTTCGCCAGGCCCGTGCACGCCGACCGAGGCGGGTATTTCCCTGGAGGCGATCAAGTATTTCGCCGGCAAGCTGCCGATCCTGGGCGTGTGCCTGGGCCACCAGTCCATTGGCCAGGCCTTTGGTGGTGAAGTGGTGCGCGCGCGTCAAGTGATGCACGGCAAGACCAGCCCAGTGTTTCATCATGATCTAGGGGTGTTCCATGGGCTTAACTTGCCCGTGACGGTGACCCGCTACCACTCGCTGGTGGTCAAGCGCGAAACCCTGCCGGAATGCCTGGAGCTGACTGCCTGGACCCAACTGGAAGATGGCTCCGTCGACGAGATCATGGGCCTGCGCCACAAGACACTGAATATCGAAGGGGTGCAATTTCACCCCGAGTCGATCCTGACCGAGCAGGGCTACGAGCTGTTCGCCAACTTTCTCAAGCAGAGCGGCGGCACGCGCTAA
- the rpe gene encoding ribulose-phosphate 3-epimerase, with the protein MQPFVIAPSILSADFARLGEEVDKVLAAGADFVHFDVMDNHYVPNLTIGPMVCAALRKYGITAPIDAHLMVSPVDRIIGDFVDAGATYITFHPEASLHVDRTLQLIREGGCKAGLVFNPATPLSVLEYVMDKVDMILLMSVNPGFGGQKFIPGTLNKLREARALIDASGRDIRLEIDGGVNVNNIREIAAAGADTFVAGSAIFNAPDYQEVIDKMRAELALARP; encoded by the coding sequence ATGCAGCCCTTCGTCATTGCTCCATCGATTCTCTCCGCCGACTTCGCCCGCCTGGGTGAGGAAGTGGACAAGGTGTTGGCCGCGGGTGCCGACTTCGTGCACTTCGATGTCATGGACAACCACTACGTGCCCAACCTGACCATCGGCCCGATGGTCTGCGCCGCGTTGCGCAAGTACGGCATCACTGCGCCGATTGATGCGCACCTGATGGTCAGCCCGGTGGATCGCATCATCGGCGACTTCGTTGACGCCGGCGCGACCTACATCACTTTCCACCCGGAAGCCTCGCTGCACGTCGACCGCACCCTGCAACTGATCCGCGAAGGCGGCTGCAAGGCGGGCCTGGTGTTCAACCCGGCCACACCGTTGAGCGTGCTTGAGTACGTGATGGACAAGGTCGACATGATCCTGCTGATGAGCGTCAACCCAGGCTTCGGTGGGCAGAAGTTCATCCCCGGCACGCTGAACAAGTTGCGCGAAGCCCGCGCGCTGATCGACGCTTCGGGCCGTGACATCCGCCTGGAAATCGACGGCGGGGTCAACGTCAACAACATCCGCGAAATCGCCGCGGCGGGCGCCGACACCTTCGTGGCCGGCTCGGCGATCTTCAACGCGCCGGACTACCAGGAAGTCATCGACAAGATGCGCGCCGAACTGGCGCTGGCGCGTCCATGA
- a CDS encoding phosphoglycolate phosphatase: MSGFEQLFPGKLPRLVMFDLDGTLIDSVPDLAAAVDEMLLKLGRKPAGIESVREWVGNGVQMLVRRALANNIDAEGVDEVEAEHALELFNAAYEDGHELTVVYPGVRDTLKWLSKQGVEMALITNKPERFVAPLLDQMKIGRYFRWIIGGDTLPQKKPDPAALFFVMKMANIPASQSLFVGDSRSDVLAAKAAGVQCVALSYGYNHGRPIAEESPSLVIDDLRLLIPGCLGAGAEITLPDTDPSPSGNSIVVVTRKLWMKVIKALARWRWRA, from the coding sequence ATGAGCGGCTTTGAGCAGCTGTTCCCCGGCAAATTGCCACGGCTGGTGATGTTCGATCTGGACGGTACCTTGATCGACTCGGTGCCCGACCTGGCGGCGGCGGTGGACGAGATGCTGCTCAAGCTGGGCCGCAAGCCGGCCGGGATCGAGTCGGTGCGCGAATGGGTCGGCAACGGCGTGCAGATGCTGGTGCGCCGGGCCTTGGCCAACAATATCGACGCCGAAGGCGTGGATGAAGTCGAGGCCGAACACGCCCTGGAACTGTTCAACGCCGCCTATGAAGATGGCCATGAACTGACCGTGGTCTACCCCGGCGTGCGCGACACCCTCAAGTGGCTGAGCAAGCAGGGCGTGGAAATGGCCCTGATCACCAACAAGCCGGAGCGCTTCGTCGCGCCATTGTTGGACCAGATGAAAATCGGCCGTTATTTCCGCTGGATCATCGGCGGCGATACCCTGCCGCAGAAAAAGCCCGACCCGGCGGCGCTGTTTTTCGTGATGAAAATGGCCAATATCCCGGCCTCGCAGTCGTTGTTTGTCGGCGATTCACGCAGTGATGTGCTGGCGGCAAAGGCTGCGGGCGTGCAGTGCGTGGCCCTCAGCTACGGCTATAACCATGGTCGGCCGATCGCCGAAGAGTCGCCATCACTCGTGATTGATGACCTGCGCCTGTTAATCCCCGGTTGCTTGGGAGCTGGCGCTGAGATAACGTTGCCCGATACCGATCCGTCCCCTTCTGGAAATTCCATCGTGGTGGTCACTCGCAAACTCTGGATGAAAGTCATCAAGGCCCTGGCCCGCTGGCGTTGGCGCGCCTGA
- the trpE gene encoding anthranilate synthase component I, producing the protein MTREEFLRLAAAGYNRIPLACETLADFDTPLSIYLKLADEPNSYLLESVQGGEKWGRYSIIGLPCRTVLRVHDHHVSITHDGVEIENHDVEDPLAFVEAFKARYNVPTIAGLPRFNGGLVGYFGYDCVRYVEKRLGKCPNPDPLGVPDILLMVSDAVVVFDNLAGKMHAIVLADPSQEDAFEQGRASLEALLDKLRQPITPRRGLDLSRPPAADPVFRSSFTQDDYERAVDTIKEYILAGDCMQVVPSQRMSIDFKAAPIDLYRALRCFNPTPYMYFFNFGDFHVVGSSPEVLVRVEDNLITVRPIAGTRPRGATEEADLALEEDLLSDDKEIAEHLMLIDLGRNDTGRVSEIGSVKLTEKMVIERYSNVMHIVSNVTGELKAGLTAMDALRAILPAGTLSGAPKIRAMEIIDELEPVKRGVYGGAVGYFAWNGNMDTAIAIRTAVIKDGELHVQAGGGIVADSVPALEWEETLNKRRAMFRAVALAEQTPNS; encoded by the coding sequence ATGACCCGCGAAGAATTCCTGCGTTTGGCCGCTGCCGGCTATAACCGCATTCCCCTGGCCTGCGAAACCCTGGCCGACTTCGACACGCCGCTGTCGATCTACCTGAAACTGGCCGACGAGCCGAACTCTTACCTGCTCGAATCGGTACAGGGCGGCGAGAAGTGGGGGCGTTACTCGATCATCGGCCTGCCGTGCCGTACGGTGCTGCGCGTGCACGACCATCATGTGAGCATTACCCATGATGGCGTCGAGATCGAAAACCATGATGTAGAAGACCCGTTGGCGTTCGTCGAAGCGTTCAAGGCGCGCTACAACGTGCCGACCATTGCTGGTCTGCCGCGTTTCAACGGCGGCCTGGTGGGTTACTTCGGTTATGACTGCGTGCGTTATGTGGAAAAACGCTTGGGCAAATGCCCGAACCCGGATCCGCTGGGCGTGCCGGACATTCTGCTGATGGTTTCCGATGCCGTGGTGGTGTTCGATAACCTCGCCGGCAAGATGCACGCGATCGTACTCGCCGATCCATCCCAGGAGGACGCGTTCGAGCAAGGCCGTGCCAGCCTCGAAGCCCTGCTGGATAAATTGCGCCAGCCGATTACCCCGCGTCGCGGCCTGGACCTCAGCCGTCCGCCGGCAGCCGACCCGGTGTTCCGCTCCAGCTTTACCCAGGATGACTACGAGCGTGCGGTCGATACCATCAAGGAATACATCCTTGCCGGTGACTGCATGCAGGTGGTGCCGTCGCAGCGTATGTCCATCGATTTCAAGGCCGCGCCGATCGATCTGTACCGCGCGCTGCGCTGCTTCAACCCGACGCCGTACATGTACTTCTTCAATTTTGGCGACTTCCACGTGGTGGGCAGTTCGCCGGAAGTGCTGGTGCGTGTCGAAGACAACCTGATCACCGTACGCCCGATCGCCGGTACGCGCCCACGCGGTGCGACCGAAGAGGCCGACCTGGCGCTGGAAGAAGACCTGTTGAGCGACGACAAGGAAATCGCCGAGCACCTGATGCTCATCGACCTGGGCCGTAACGATACCGGGCGTGTCTCGGAAATCGGTTCCGTGAAGCTCACCGAGAAGATGGTGATCGAGCGTTATTCGAATGTGATGCACATTGTGTCCAACGTCACCGGCGAGCTGAAAGCCGGGCTGACAGCAATGGACGCACTGCGCGCGATTCTGCCGGCAGGCACCTTGTCGGGTGCGCCGAAGATCCGCGCGATGGAAATCATCGACGAACTGGAGCCGGTCAAACGCGGTGTCTATGGCGGCGCCGTGGGTTATTTCGCCTGGAACGGTAACATGGACACGGCCATTGCGATCCGCACGGCCGTGATCAAGGACGGGGAGTTGCACGTGCAGGCCGGCGGCGGGATTGTTGCCGACTCAGTGCCGGCCCTCGAATGGGAAGAAACCCTGAACAAGCGCCGCGCGATGTTCCGCGCCGTTGCGCTGGCTGAACAGACCCCTAATTCTTGA